From Paenibacillus sp. PvR098:
CGCTCCTTTAGGCTGCCTTGCGTGCAGGCTGACAAAGTCCGACGCAGACAATAATTGTTCAAGCGACTGCTTCGTTACCCCGTCTGCAGCGAAGTCTTCGTCTTTCACATAAGGATCGTATGCGACGACATTGACTTGAAAGCCTTTGAGAATGCGGGCCAAGTGACGGGCGATTCGCCCATAGCCGATCAAACCGAACGTTTTCTTGTACAGTTCAACCCCCGTGCGGTCGAATTCATAATATCCGGGCTTCCATACTCCATTTTTCAAAAAAGCGGAGCTCTCCGGAATATTACGCAGGAAGGAAAGCAGTAGAGCCATCGTGAATTCAGCCACACCCTCGGCATTTTTTCCGTTGGTATTAAAAATCGTAATTCCCTGCTCCTCCAAATAGGCTCGGTCGATATTTACAGGGCCTCCTCGCAGAATAACGACAGCTTTCAACTGATCAGCCTGCTCGAGCACCTCACGCGGAACAGCCGCTCCATGCACAATCAGGATGTGGATTCCCTGCAGCTTGTTGAGCAAAGCAAACGGCTCGCCATAAAATTCACGGACGCCGCACGGTTCCTTTTGCTCATTCGGGTCATCCCACGACATTCCGCTGGGGACACAAGTATCGTCATCCAGCATGAACTGTTCGACAGGAAAATCATATTTAATCGCTTGGATTTCGAGGTTAAACCGATCCGAAAGGTTGTTCTTTAACTCTTCACTCACCATAACGGGATCAAAAAACTTATCCCCAACAATCAGTACTCGGTTCATACTTCGTTTTCCCTTCTATTATTTACTTAAAAGTTCGATTGGTAACAAAACAATTTGCGGGAACAGAGTGAGCAGCAGCAAGAGTATGCAGTGCACCAGCAAAAATGGCCAAACGCCTCTCATAACCCCCTGCATGGTGGTGTGTCCGACACTGCAGGCGACATTTAGAACGGTCCCCACCGGAGGTGTCAGCAGCCCAATAACGTTATTGAAGATAAAGAGAATTCCGAAATAAACCGGATCAATACCAGCCTCGATTACAATCGGCATAAGAACTGGCGTCAAAATCAAAATGGTAGGGGTAAGATCTACTGCAGTACCCACTAGAAAAACCAAAAAGTTAATCATTAATAGCAAAAGAAGAGGGCTATCCATTAACGGTCCGAGTAAACCTGCGATTTCACCAGGAATGTTGGCGATCGTAATGAACCAAGCGGATACCATGGCTGCTGCAGCCAGGAACATAACGATACTTGTCGTTTTGGCAGCTGAAGCAAACAGTTTATACAGATGTGAGATTTTTAACTCACGATAAACAACCATGCCGACAAACAGAGCGTAGAATACCGCCACAACCGCTGCTTCTGTAGGAGTAAAAACTCCGCCACGCATACCTATGATAATGATAACAGGTAATAAAAGCGCCCAAATCGCTCGAACCCCGGCTTGTAATACTTCTTTCAATGGTTTGCGAGGAACGGGTTCAAACTTCTTTTTCCGCATAAGGAACCACCAAGTCATAGCAAGTCCTACGGCCATCAAAAGACCTGGAACAATTCCACCCAAGAACAATTTGGTGATCGACACGTTAGCGGTAACGCCAAATACGATCATCGGAATACTTGGAGGGATAACCGGAGCGATAATTCCGCTGGCCGCAACCAGACCGGTTGACTGTTCTCTGTTGTAACCAGACCTAACCATCATAGGTATCAGAATGGCGCCCAGCGCTGCTGTATCCGCTACGGCCGATCCGGACAGACCGGCAAAAAATACGCTGGCGATGATGACGACATAACCTAGTCCGCCCCTGATGTGCCCTACAAGTGACATAACGAAGTCAACGATCCGCTTCGATATCCCGCCGGCGTTCATTAATTCTCCGGTGAGAATAAAGAACAGGATGGCTGTGAGCGAGATGCTGTCCGCTCCGCCGATCATACTTTGAACAATAACTTGAGTATCAAACATTCCAAGTAAAAACATTAACGCGACCCCGCTAAGCAACAGCGCAAAAGCGATCGGCATGCCAAGCGCCATGGCACCAAGCAATGAACCAACAAACACAAACAAAGTCATTTTGTTCCCTCCACCGCTCTTATTTAGTGATTGGCTCCGCCAGCTCTTCCGATTCCTTGATCGTTATCAAATCATCGTCCGACGTGGCTTTAAACAAGACACGGTAGAGGTTATGCATGATAATGATCCCCATGCTGATACTCGTTACAACTCCGATTCCGTAAACAAAGGACATCGGCAATCCCGTGGCAGGCGCGTTGCTGCCCTGACCAAGGATCGTCATTTTCCAGCTGCCCTGCAATACCAACCATAAACAATACATCACAGCCAAATTACTGATAACGAAAGTAACTTTTTTCATTTTGTAAGACAATTTTTTCACGAACATGTCCACACCGAGATGCTGGTTATCTTTAAGTCCGGCAATCGCTCCTAGAAAAGTCAAATAAACAAACAGAAAACGGCAAGCCTCTTCCGCCCAGGGAATTCCGGATTCAAAAAGGTAACGCAACGTCACATTCCCAAAATAAAGGACACACATAACTGCTACTATAATGAAGAGGAAAAAATTCAACAAATGGTCTACAGCCTTCGATATTTTGAGCATTCTAAGCCCTCCTCTCTTGTACATAACGATGATAGCGACTTTCAAATAGATGACTCATTGCTTTGTCCGGCTCTAATAAGGTTTTTTTCTGCTGTTCTAACACTTCTTTAGCCGTCTGCTTTACATCACGAAAATAATGGAGAGCTAACCCGGACAAAATATACCCTCCCAAAGAGGTCATATCCACATCATGAATGACTTCGATCGGCTTTTGAAGAATAGACGATTTCATCTGCAGGAAATTTTTCGACTTTGAAGATCCGCCAACCAAACGCAGGAGATCCGTTTGAATGTTCAGCTTGGTATTTAGATGCCCCAGAAGAGCCCTAGTCTCAAAACACAGGCCCTCCATAACAGACAATGCAAAATCCTGACCATCATGCGAGGGCTGCAAATTAATGAAGCGGCCTGTGCGAGACGGCTGCATTCGCCTTCCCGAAGGAACATATAACGGAAGACCTTTTATCCTTTCTTGCACTTTCACCAAATCCAATTGTTGTTCCCACTTGAATAAATCGAAAAGCCGGTCAGCCCATTCCATAATTCTGCCGGTGCTGGCTACATAACCCACTACAAAAAACTCGTTATCTATGACATGACTTTCCAAATTGCATTCTTCGTTAACAAAGGAAAATGATGGGTCGTTAAGATATGGCAGCACTAAAGCTTCCGAGGTCCCTGTAGAATTTAATGCAATAGAAGAGTTATGAATTCCACCTGCAAGCGCCGCAAACATATGGTCATGGCCGCCCAAAATAAGCTGCGTATTTCGGTAACCCGAATGCAATTGATAATCCGCATCCAGCGTGCCAATAACGGTCCCTGCCGGTTCAGGCGTCGGAAGCTTCTCCAACGGGACATTAAAGTGATCGGCAGCAGGGGAATTCCACTGCTTGGTTAAACTGTTGAACAGCATCGTTCTGGAAGCTTGGGAGTAATCGGTAATATAGTCTTTGTCCGATGACAGGTGATGCACAATATAATCCGTTAAATTCAACCATTTATATGCATCCGATAATATCGCCGGATTATTTTCAGAAAACCATTTCATTCGGTAAGGCAAATACATAGGTAACGGGTATTGCTGAATATGGTGAACAATCGGATCTATATCCGGTATATTTATACCCGTGGCGGTTCGCTGATCGTTCCAGCATATGCAGGGATACAGCGGCCTGCCTTGCCGGTTAACCGGAATGAAAGAGCATGCCATACCCGAAACAACGATAGCGTCAACCTTTACACCTTCGGGGCTTGCATGGACTACCGACTTGAGAATATAAGAAATATCGTTAAGCACTTGATCAGGATCGATTTCAGAAATACCGTTTCCGAGCCTCAGAAATGATGTTGGATGAATCACATGATTTAATTTTTCCCCGCTCGCAGAGAATAAATATCCTTTGATGTGCGTCGTGCCCACATCCAGAGTAACAATACAGTTCATCCACCTGTCTCCCAACACTTCAACAGTTAAGATCGGTAGGGCTCAAGAGCCCTACCTCTACAATCATGTTTTATTTCGCTGCTTCAACCAGTTTATCAATCAGTTCTTTTGTATACTCGGACTCAACTTCCTTGTAAACATCTGAGACTTTATCGCGGAATGCCTGTTTTTGTTCCGGAGTAAGCTGAGTTACGGTCATTCCTTCTTTAGTCAGCTTATCGATCAGATCAATATCTCCTTGTGCAACAAGTCCTCTTTCCAGAGTTCCAGCTTCTTTCACTGCGTCTTCAATGATTTGTCTGGATTCGCTATCAAGCTCGTCCCAGAACTTCTTGTTGAAGCCAACGATCAGTGCATCCCAGCTGTAATCCCAAACCGTTACATGCTTCTGAATTTCTTGGAATTTGGAAGCGTCGATGGTTACAAGCGGATTTTCCTGACCATCTATAACCTTTTGCTCCAGGGCGGAGAATACTTCACCAAAGGCCATTGGCGTTGCGGTTGCTCCCAACAGCTTATACAAGCTCAAATACATTTTGATTTCAGGCACGCGAATCTTTAATCCTTGGAGATCCTCCGGCGCTGTAATCGCTTTCTTCGAGTTCGTAATTTGACGGAACCCGCCTTCCCAGTAACCTGCTCCATGAATACCTTTCGCTTGGAGCGTATCCAGGAGTTCCTTACCAACTTCCCCGTCAACAACATCGTATGCCTTTTGTCTGTCACTGAATAAGAATGGGAGCGATAGGGCACCAAATTTCTTTTCAAAACTTGCAAATACTAAGTTTGAAACCGTCGCCATTTGTAAGGTACCCGTTTGCAATTGCTCGATCATAGTTTGATTATTGCCGTTGGAGAGCTGACCGTTAGGATAAATCGTTACCTTAATTCGTCCTTCACTTTTCTCGTCAACGATCTTGGCAAATTCCTGCAAGCCTTTATGGCGCGGGGAACTTTCAGGATCATTGTGAGAAGCTTTAATCTCTATCTTTGCTTTTTCATTCGTCGTGCCTGCTGTGCTTTGACTCCCCTGACTTCCGCACCCTGCCAATGTAAGCGATGCCACAAGTGAAACAATGATCATTTTGAAGCTTAAACGTTTCATACTATTCTCCTCTCAACTATTTATTGATTCGTTCTGTCGTTTATTATATTCGTTTTGAAGTTTAATTTCAAGTATTTTTTAAAATTGTGAAGTAAATCACCAAGATACAGCTTCACATTTTAGTTCAGGATTGAACAATGATCGCTTGATTAAACAAAAAACAGGAGGCCGTCAATCGGTTTTGTACCGATCGACGGCCTCCTCACTCCTGCCATCAATTCAATTCGTAACAAGCGGCCCGTTCCCTTTCGGGAAACCGCCTTCAAATCCCCACAACATCATCTGAACCAGGGAAGGGCGATATACAAACCGGAGCTCGGCGTTAAGCCTCTACCTTTTCTCCAATGGCTTCACGATAGAGCGTGTCGCCCTCATGTAAAGCCGCGATGATTTGGTCCGCAGTCAGCACCCGTCCAAACCCTCTTCTCATGGTCCGCAATGTCGCCTCATGCGCAATAGCGCTGTCGGTAGCGTTGATATCTTCTCCAAATACGATATGATAATTCAGGAAGTAACCCGTTCTCGCTGTCGATTCGCAGCAGAAATTCGTTAGCGTGCCGCAGATAATAAGCGTTTTCACACCCAGGTTGCGCAGTACGTAATCCAAATCCGTGCCCGAGAAGGAGCAATACGCATGCTTGGTCCGGATGACCCGCTCGCCCGGCAGCGGATAAATCCCCTCATAAATGTCGGCCCCCGGAGAACCTTCCTTGATGGCGCCGTTCTTAATAGGATTCCAAAACTTGTAGAAATCGTGGGCGCAGTCCTCAGCAATGTTATGCGCGGTATAAATCACGGGAACTCCCGCTTTTCTGCAAGCTTCAATCGTTTTCTTTACGCGTGGTATCATTCGGTAGGCTTCGGGAACACACATAGGATGCGAAGGGTTCACAAAGTCTTCTTGAAGATCTATTACGATTAATGCGCATTCTTCTTTTTTGATTTCAAACGTCCAATGCTTATCCGTATTGTAGTCTCTTTCGGCAAAATCGATAAATTCTTTTTCCCCGGAAAAAACGCCCTCGGTCTCCAACTGGTCAGGGGTCAACAATTCGTCCTCTTTGCGCTTATAAATCTCCAAAAACTCTGAAACCGCTTTACTGTTCACACAAAAACCTCCTTTAGAATGTTATGATTTCAAATCACGATGGGGTCCATCAACATTATACACCCTTCACTAAGTATTCTGTATACACAAAACAGAAGTCATGTGCATTCGATAACAGAGCGATAACGGTTGATAAAAAAATAGTATACTACTTTTTTACAGCTGTCAATTTAATCGACGCCAGTAATAATAAAAATGAATTATAGTTCATTTTCATGTCGTTACTCTGCCAAAACAAAAAACCTTTATCAAGGGGATAAAACGGAATTCCGTTCAAACCCAAAATAAAGGATTTTGTATTGTATATCTGTGAAGTTTTACTTCAAGCAATAAATCCTGGCCTCATAAGGATTCAGCTTGAACGAATCGCTACGATCCGATGACTGAGGATAGTTCGAGATGATCATTTCTTTGGTATGAGAAGAAATGGATTCAGGAAGCTCGCAGGTCACCGTTTGATCCGAGATGTTAAGAATGACGAGCCACTTCTCGTTGTCCAGCACGCGTAAGTAGGTATAGATTTGCTGGTGATCCTCTAATAGCGGCTCATAGCTTCCATAGACCATCACTTCATGTTCTTTTCTAAGCTGAATAAGCTTTTTGTAATAATAGAAGACGGAATCCGGGTCGGCCAGAGCCGCGGCCACGTTGATTTCTTTATAGTTAGGATTCACCTTAATCCATGGGGTTCCGCTCGTAAAGCCGGCATTCTTCGAATCGTCCCACTGCACAGGCGTTCTTGAATTGTCCCTGGCCAAATGAAGCAGACTCTCAAACACTTCTTTAGGGTCTCTCCCCTTCTCTACTTCTTCTTTATATTTATTTTTCATCGCGATATCGTAATAATCCTCAATGGAATCAAACCGGACGCCTGTCATCCCGATTTCTTCCCCTTGATAAATGTACGGCATGCCCGGCAGCGTATGCAGCAGAGTCGCGAAGCATTTGGCGGATTCCACACGATACGTTGTATCGTTACCGAATCTCGTAACCAGTCTGGTATGGTCATGGTTATTTAAAAATTGTGAATTCCAACCTTTTCCCCACATGCCTTCAACCCATCTTTTCTGAATATCCTTGAAACGCAGCATGTCCCAATGCGCCATATCATCTGCTACTTCAAAATGGAATAAGGTATGAAGCTCACCACGGTCTTCTCCAACGTACAGCACCCCGTCCTCTGGAGTGACAAAAGGAATTTCCCCCACGGTAAAAATATCGTAATGTTTCAATACCTTCTCATGCATCTCTTGGAGATAATCATGGATTCCCGGATTATTACCCAAATAAGAAATATGTTCGGGATTCTCCGCATCCGGGAAACCTGCTTGTTTGGCAAGAAGATTAATGACATCCATCCGGAATCCATCGATGCCTTTATCCAGCCAAAAGCGCATCATGTCGTAAATTTCTTCCCGTACCTTAGGGTTCTCCCAGTTCAAATCGGGCTGCTCAATCGCAAAAGAATGGAAATAATATTCCCCTGTTCGGTCATCATATTCCCATGTCGAAGGCGTAAAATACGATCTCCAGTTATTCGCTTTTTTCCGCCAAATATAATAGTCCCTCTTCGGATTATCCTTGGAGGAACGGGATTCCACAAACCACGGATGCTGATCGGACGTATGATTTACGACCAAATCCATAATGAGCTTCATGCCACGAGCATGAACTTCTTGAAGAAGTTTCTCGAAGGTATCCATCGTTCCGGCTTTAGCCATAACATACCGGTAATCCGATATATCGTAACCGTTATCGACATCGGGAGAGCCGTAACACGGGTTCAACCAAACGATATCGACGCCGAGCTCGCGAATATAATCCAGTTTTTGAATGACTCCCTCTAAGTCACCATAACCGTCCCCATCCGTATCATAAAAGCTTCTCCAATACACTTGATAGACGACGGCTTCTTTCCACCAGGTTTTCTTCATGCTCTCACTTCTTTCACTTTATTTTTCTCGATGTATGGATTAGCTCAAACCCGGTCGTATTCTCAAGAATCTCAACTTGGACGGAGTCTTCGTCAAGTGACCCGCGAGTGACCTTCAGAGAGAGATGCCCTGTACCGATATGGATATGCTCAGCTACAAGTTCCTCGAACGACTCCGGCAAAAACGGATCGATACGGATTTCCTTCGTCAGCGCATTTGGGTTTATTCCCAGCATGGCCTGCAGAAAGACAATCGATGTGCCTGCCGCCCATGCCTGCGGGGAGCAAGTGGTGGGATATGGGACAGGATACCCCGCTTCCGAATCGTGGCCGCAGAACAATTCAGGCAGACGCTGATATTCAAAGTGCCGTGATGCCTCCAGCAATCCGGAGATGACCTTGCCCGCTTCTTTTTTATAGCCCGATCGGCTCAACCCGAGCAGGATCATTCCATTATCGTGCGGCCACACACTTCCGTTGTGGTAGCTCATCGGATAATAGCCCGTCGCTTCCGTGCTCATCGTGCGAATACCGTATCCGTTAAACATATCTTCGGCAACCAACCGTTCGGCCGTAAGATCCGCACGCGAGGAATCCGGCAAGCCTGTCATCAAGAGATGCCCCGGATTGGAGGTCACGGATTGCACTTTTTGCTGGTCCTCATCCAGTGCGATGGCATAGAATTGTTCATGCTCCATCCAGAAAGTCTGCTCAAATCTCGTCCGAAATGCTTCCGCTTCTTTCTCCAGCTTTTCTGCAAGCTCCTGTTCACCCATTCGTTCAAAAATGGGAGCCAAGCTCTTTTTCGCTTGATACACATATCCCTGCACTTCAGATAAGGCAATCGGAGATCGTGCGTACTCCCCCGAAGCATGAACGATGGAGTTGCTCGAATCCTTCCAGCCTTGGTTCGGGAAACCTTTCTCCGCCTCTTGATGATAGGTCAAAAAGCCCGCTCCGGCTTCCATACCACGGTCAATCCAATCCAGTGCCCGTTCAACGTTCGATTTCAATTCCTGAACGAAAGAAAGATCGCCCGTCCAACGGATATATTCTCCTAAAAGTACTAAAAATAACGGTGTGGCATCAACCGACCCATAATAAGGACCAAAAGGCGACTGCCCCGTATTCACCAATTCTCCAAAACGGATCTCATGCATGATCTTACCAGGCTGCTCGTCGCGCCATGCATCCACTTTCGTTCCTTGATAAGCGGCGAGAGTCCTAAGCGTTCCTTTAACCTTTTCCGGATTTAACGGAAGCATAAATAATGAAGTGATAAGACTGTCTCTTCCAAAAGGAACCGCAAACCAAGGAAGTCCGGCTACAGGCATTTCGCCATAACCTACGTCGGTCATCAGCATGCGCAAATCCTGTACCCCGCGCCGGTATAAACCGTTAAATACGTCAACATTCGTCGTTACACGCGAAGTCTCTTGGTTCCATGTATTATACGAAGCATCCAGACGCTTCAACCCTTCTTCAAAAGAAAGAAGTTCTGGGGATTGCTGCTCCCCCATCACGGGCATGATGAAGAAACAAATTTGCTTTGTCGCTTTCGATTCCAGGGATAAAGAGAAACGGACGTTTCCGTCAGCGTCCACTTGATTCTCGTTCTGATCCCAAAGAATCCGGGTCTCTCTCAGAATATCATCCGCTCCTTGATAACGGATCGACATATTCCGCTCCCCCACATCCCTGCCAACGATTTCACCGACTTCCCCTGTCCGATATTTCCGTACAATGAACATATCCTGAAAATCGGCATCAAAGGCAGCCGAAAAATCAAATGCGGTCGTTTTGGGAAAAAAGTTTGTTAACGACATTCTCTCATACAAGACACCATCATATATGAAACGTTCCCTATGGATCTCAATGGATCCTTCATCTTTTTTATCCTTCATCAACCGAATGGAAGCGAAATAGCTTCTATCCGCTGAGGATGAAAGTAGGGAAGGCTTCTCTCCATCCAAGAACACTTCCATTCGGCTTAAAAACCGCGTATCCTTCGTATATAAGCCATAACCATTCTCATTATTTTCCGTAATGTCCCCATTTTTGTCTGTAAGGAAAAACAAATCGCCTTCTTTAACCACACGGTATTCCATTGCTTACGCCTCCCTAGTTATCCCTTAACCCCGGAACTGGATATGCCTTCAATATATTGCTTCTGGAAGAAAAAGAAAAAGATCAAAATTGGCAAGGTGGACAGAACGACCCCGGCCATGATCAGCGGTGTATTTTCGAAGAACATATCCTTGACGCTGTTCAAGCCAACCACCAGCACATATTTGTCCGGATCGTTGGCTAGTGTGCTCGGAACGAGATAACTGTTCCAAGTACCCGCGAAAGCCAAGATCGACATGGTGATGAGCGGTGACTTCGCCAAAGGGTACACGATACGCCAAAAGGCTCCCATTTTTGTTAATCCATCCAGTCTAGCCGCTTCAATAAATTCGTTCGGTACGCTAATAAAAAATTGTCTCAACATAAAAATGTACAGACATTGATAAAGAAATGGTACCGTTAAAGCCGCAAAGGAGTTGAGCCAGCCGATCTGCGCCATATTGACGTAAACCGGAATGAGGATCATATGGTAGGGAACCATCATGGTGGCAACAACAATCCAATAGATGATTTGTTTCCCTGCAAACTCCAATTTCGCTAAAGCAAACCCGGCCATCGGGTTAA
This genomic window contains:
- a CDS encoding TRAP transporter large permease subunit codes for the protein MTLFVFVGSLLGAMALGMPIAFALLLSGVALMFLLGMFDTQVIVQSMIGGADSISLTAILFFILTGELMNAGGISKRIVDFVMSLVGHIRGGLGYVVIIASVFFAGLSGSAVADTAALGAILIPMMVRSGYNREQSTGLVAASGIIAPVIPPSIPMIVFGVTANVSITKLFLGGIVPGLLMAVGLAMTWWFLMRKKKFEPVPRKPLKEVLQAGVRAIWALLLPVIIIIGMRGGVFTPTEAAVVAVFYALFVGMVVYRELKISHLYKLFASAAKTTSIVMFLAAAAMVSAWFITIANIPGEIAGLLGPLMDSPLLLLLMINFLVFLVGTAVDLTPTILILTPVLMPIVIEAGIDPVYFGILFIFNNVIGLLTPPVGTVLNVACSVGHTTMQGVMRGVWPFLLVHCILLLLLTLFPQIVLLPIELLSK
- a CDS encoding carbohydrate ABC transporter permease, which produces MRENKSFTLLSNYTLIIAVGFIFMLPFAYTLYTSFLTMQDVNKITGVSNWTLDNYKLFFMNDAYNVPKWFMNTVIMTGTVILGNLIINPMAGFALAKLEFAGKQIIYWIVVATMMVPYHMILIPVYVNMAQIGWLNSFAALTVPFLYQCLYIFMLRQFFISVPNEFIEAARLDGLTKMGAFWRIVYPLAKSPLITMSILAFAGTWNSYLVPSTLANDPDKYVLVVGLNSVKDMFFENTPLIMAGVVLSTLPILIFFFFFQKQYIEGISSSGVKG
- a CDS encoding FGGY family carbohydrate kinase, translating into MNCIVTLDVGTTHIKGYLFSASGEKLNHVIHPTSFLRLGNGISEIDPDQVLNDISYILKSVVHASPEGVKVDAIVVSGMACSFIPVNRQGRPLYPCICWNDQRTATGINIPDIDPIVHHIQQYPLPMYLPYRMKWFSENNPAILSDAYKWLNLTDYIVHHLSSDKDYITDYSQASRTMLFNSLTKQWNSPAADHFNVPLEKLPTPEPAGTVIGTLDADYQLHSGYRNTQLILGGHDHMFAALAGGIHNSSIALNSTGTSEALVLPYLNDPSFSFVNEECNLESHVIDNEFFVVGYVASTGRIMEWADRLFDLFKWEQQLDLVKVQERIKGLPLYVPSGRRMQPSRTGRFINLQPSHDGQDFALSVMEGLCFETRALLGHLNTKLNIQTDLLRLVGGSSKSKNFLQMKSSILQKPIEVIHDVDMTSLGGYILSGLALHYFRDVKQTAKEVLEQQKKTLLEPDKAMSHLFESRYHRYVQERRA
- a CDS encoding alpha-glucosidase, with amino-acid sequence MKKTWWKEAVVYQVYWRSFYDTDGDGYGDLEGVIQKLDYIRELGVDIVWLNPCYGSPDVDNGYDISDYRYVMAKAGTMDTFEKLLQEVHARGMKLIMDLVVNHTSDQHPWFVESRSSKDNPKRDYYIWRKKANNWRSYFTPSTWEYDDRTGEYYFHSFAIEQPDLNWENPKVREEIYDMMRFWLDKGIDGFRMDVINLLAKQAGFPDAENPEHISYLGNNPGIHDYLQEMHEKVLKHYDIFTVGEIPFVTPEDGVLYVGEDRGELHTLFHFEVADDMAHWDMLRFKDIQKRWVEGMWGKGWNSQFLNNHDHTRLVTRFGNDTTYRVESAKCFATLLHTLPGMPYIYQGEEIGMTGVRFDSIEDYYDIAMKNKYKEEVEKGRDPKEVFESLLHLARDNSRTPVQWDDSKNAGFTSGTPWIKVNPNYKEINVAAALADPDSVFYYYKKLIQLRKEHEVMVYGSYEPLLEDHQQIYTYLRVLDNEKWLVILNISDQTVTCELPESISSHTKEMIISNYPQSSDRSDSFKLNPYEARIYCLK
- a CDS encoding NAD(P)-dependent oxidoreductase, with protein sequence MNRVLIVGDKFFDPVMVSEELKNNLSDRFNLEIQAIKYDFPVEQFMLDDDTCVPSGMSWDDPNEQKEPCGVREFYGEPFALLNKLQGIHILIVHGAAVPREVLEQADQLKAVVILRGGPVNIDRAYLEEQGITIFNTNGKNAEGVAEFTMALLLSFLRNIPESSAFLKNGVWKPGYYEFDRTGVELYKKTFGLIGYGRIARHLARILKGFQVNVVAYDPYVKDEDFAADGVTKQSLEQLLSASDFVSLHARQPKGAEPILNAQTLALMKPEAVLINTARGDLIDYPALKEHLASRRLRGAVLDVFGDESFAFYNELLAMPNVLGTPHIAGGSQETVKRGINMTIEFLESFLTGDYNSVK
- a CDS encoding TRAP transporter small permease; the encoded protein is MLKISKAVDHLLNFFLFIIVAVMCVLYFGNVTLRYLFESGIPWAEEACRFLFVYLTFLGAIAGLKDNQHLGVDMFVKKLSYKMKKVTFVISNLAVMYCLWLVLQGSWKMTILGQGSNAPATGLPMSFVYGIGVVTSISMGIIIMHNLYRVLFKATSDDDLITIKESEELAEPITK
- a CDS encoding isochorismatase family cysteine hydrolase encodes the protein MNSKAVSEFLEIYKRKEDELLTPDQLETEGVFSGEKEFIDFAERDYNTDKHWTFEIKKEECALIVIDLQEDFVNPSHPMCVPEAYRMIPRVKKTIEACRKAGVPVIYTAHNIAEDCAHDFYKFWNPIKNGAIKEGSPGADIYEGIYPLPGERVIRTKHAYCSFSGTDLDYVLRNLGVKTLIICGTLTNFCCESTARTGYFLNYHIVFGEDINATDSAIAHEATLRTMRRGFGRVLTADQIIAALHEGDTLYREAIGEKVEA
- a CDS encoding TRAP transporter substrate-binding protein; the encoded protein is MKRLSFKMIIVSLVASLTLAGCGSQGSQSTAGTTNEKAKIEIKASHNDPESSPRHKGLQEFAKIVDEKSEGRIKVTIYPNGQLSNGNNQTMIEQLQTGTLQMATVSNLVFASFEKKFGALSLPFLFSDRQKAYDVVDGEVGKELLDTLQAKGIHGAGYWEGGFRQITNSKKAITAPEDLQGLKIRVPEIKMYLSLYKLLGATATPMAFGEVFSALEQKVIDGQENPLVTIDASKFQEIQKHVTVWDYSWDALIVGFNKKFWDELDSESRQIIEDAVKEAGTLERGLVAQGDIDLIDKLTKEGMTVTQLTPEQKQAFRDKVSDVYKEVESEYTKELIDKLVEAAK
- a CDS encoding amylo-alpha-1,6-glucosidase — translated: MEYRVVKEGDLFFLTDKNGDITENNENGYGLYTKDTRFLSRMEVFLDGEKPSLLSSSADRSYFASIRLMKDKKDEGSIEIHRERFIYDGVLYERMSLTNFFPKTTAFDFSAAFDADFQDMFIVRKYRTGEVGEIVGRDVGERNMSIRYQGADDILRETRILWDQNENQVDADGNVRFSLSLESKATKQICFFIMPVMGEQQSPELLSFEEGLKRLDASYNTWNQETSRVTTNVDVFNGLYRRGVQDLRMLMTDVGYGEMPVAGLPWFAVPFGRDSLITSLFMLPLNPEKVKGTLRTLAAYQGTKVDAWRDEQPGKIMHEIRFGELVNTGQSPFGPYYGSVDATPLFLVLLGEYIRWTGDLSFVQELKSNVERALDWIDRGMEAGAGFLTYHQEAEKGFPNQGWKDSSNSIVHASGEYARSPIALSEVQGYVYQAKKSLAPIFERMGEQELAEKLEKEAEAFRTRFEQTFWMEHEQFYAIALDEDQQKVQSVTSNPGHLLMTGLPDSSRADLTAERLVAEDMFNGYGIRTMSTEATGYYPMSYHNGSVWPHDNGMILLGLSRSGYKKEAGKVISGLLEASRHFEYQRLPELFCGHDSEAGYPVPYPTTCSPQAWAAGTSIVFLQAMLGINPNALTKEIRIDPFLPESFEELVAEHIHIGTGHLSLKVTRGSLDEDSVQVEILENTTGFELIHTSRKIK